Part of the Lotus japonicus ecotype B-129 chromosome 6, LjGifu_v1.2 genome, GCCGAAGATGAAACTCATGGTGGTGGATCGAGTCGAAAACAGAGCGTGAATGGGTTCCGATCGTGTTCTGTGATTTGGTGGAGATTGATGGAAAGATGAGATGGTTTTGATGGTGCAGTTGCAGGTTGCTTACGCGGTAGAGGTAGCGTTGAAACAACGAATCATTCACCGAAGGAACCTTCTCTCCCAATAGTTAAATTTGTTTTTAGTCCTTGTAAAATTAAGTAGATAAGATTTGGtccttttaaaaaatttatgatttttagCCTCAGCATTAATCACATTAATGATATTATTTtttgacttaaaaaaaatattatttttgacAGCCCGATAGGAATCGACTTACtactcaactcatatgtcttTTAACTCCTACCGCTTGAGCTATCATACTGGGACTAAATATTTCAATTGACAATAGTAATATTAGTCCTCCGTTTATTTTGTGATGACTACAATTAAGACCAAGAAAGGCTGAGCTAAAATAGAAAGGATTTAACTTAACATTTGAATATAAAAATGAGCATATTTAAATTTGATCATCTTCCCTCTTTTAATGATCAAAGTGCTCTttattttctttacaaaattcCTCTCTTaaaatttaggcttaaatactctgtagtccctgaaattgtctggCGTATAAAAATAAgtccttgaaaaatatttttccgaTTCAGGATCCCTGAAATttcttttttaatctaaataagtctCTACCCGTGTTCTGAGCTTATGGGGCTCTTATTTTGCACcgtcatcaattccacgtgtattttttctttttctttaattcCAAGTGTGTTAATGAATTATAATTAACAACTAAATCTCAAAACTAATCCCTAACTAATTAATCCctatctggaaaaaaaaaactaattaatccGGATCTACAAAATGTATGGGAAAAAAAATCCCTTTTGGGAATCTCTATCAGTGTGCGTAAAAAACTGATTTGCAATTGAATCACCAGAAAATTCAGCAACCTTCACCTTTCAAACTTCAAAAATTGAAACTCCAGCAACCTTCACCTCTCAGTCCTAACAACAACTTAGTAATCTACGAAATGTATGGAAAAGATATACATATCCAAGAAAAAGCACAAGCCAAATTTGCAAAATGTATGAACAAGATCTTGATCCAACCTTCGCAGAATCCAAATCGCACAAGACCCGATTGGAAAAGGAACAAGGTTACAGGGGTAGAATAAGGGGAACAACAGACCACACCACGCACCCTTACTCTAGATCTGACCAGCTGAGCGTAGCTACGAGGACGACGGCGACCTTCAAGGGTGGCTGCAAGTGTGGCTTCCATGGTCACGACGACTGGTTCAAGAGCGTCGACAAAGCTTCGAGCGTGGCTCCCAAAATGACGACGGATGCTTCGTACTGCGAGGACTTCCCATCGACGAGGCTGAAGTACTCCTCTAGACTTTGGATAAGGGAAGGTGAGGTGGGATTTGGTCATgagtttgggtttttttttttctgggttggAGCTTTTTCTACTTTCTTTTcaacaagaagatgatgaaattCTTGGTATATTTCCTAGGTTGGTGTTTGTTTGTTGGGGTTATGGAGTTTTATCTTGAAAGAGATAAAAGGCGGGATCAAGAAAAAAAGAAGCAGAAGGaggatggagaagaagatgaacagaacgTTGAAGAATGAGGATGAAAATTAGAATGAATTATGGGATTAATAAGATTAAGAATAAATTAGGATTAGGGATTAATTAGATTAACAATAACTTAGGGTTAGGAATTAATTTTAACAGTtggaaaataacaaaaatagaaaatacacttggaattgatgactgtgtaaaataAGAGCCACATAAGCTCAGAACACGGGTAGGGACTTATTTAGATTAAGAAAGAAATTTCAGGGATCCCGAAtcgaaaaaatatttttcagggacttatttgcATACGCATAACAATTTTAGGgacctctagagtatttaagcctaaaatttaCTATGTTGACAACATTCCCTTGGTCATATACTAGATAGTTAGTTGTAACGTCTTTGGTAATTATTGTGTCTGATGAAAACCGTGGTGAGAAGCTAATCTCTTAATCCAACTCGATCGTCCAATGTAAGCCTTTTGCAGTGATAATGGAGGCCTAACTTGCGAAAGGACATCAAGCTTATATCTAACATTGTTTGGTCATCATACAAGACCATTAAATATTGCTCGAACGTGTTTCAATGTGTTCCACTTGACACATCCCATACATCAGGTAGACTTAGCCGACTTACTGAGGGAATTGATCTCGAACATCGATCGTACTACCCCgactattaattaattaagaaaaaatgatATTTGAGACCAATGATTGGACCAAAGCTTTATCCTCATTTCTTTAGATCATGTACAATGGTTTGTTTAATTTACTCACTCTCAACAccatttttttctcttcccaacactccacatcatcttctctctccaattcaacactcattcaacttttacccactccaatggtttttcattcaacaccaacaccctaccccaccacttttttatttcatatttttatttaattttatatttttatttttattatttacataaaattacaattatcgatttaaattaaattaaaacaataaacacttaacaattttttttaaaatatagacaataatttattttatttccttaacttaaaatggaagacaacaaactaagcacacaataatttattttattttcttaacttaaaatgcaagacaacaaactaagcacacaacacacaaataacgtaattagtacgatacaaatcatcttcaatcacGAAACATTTCCAAACTTTGCccatatgtgcttcactagatctgcttgcagttcgtgatgaacatttggatcacgcaactcggatctagcacgcacatgatttgcaaaagcgggcaaaacctcggtcgagtatggttgcggtgtactagatccaccttccccagattgctcaaaatcggtccaacgttgagcatatgaatctcgttcatcctcaacaattatattatgtaatatgatgcatgacctcaaaatgatacccaaatcagttatgtcccacaaacgagctggttcacggatgattttaaaacgagcttgaagcactccaaatgcacgttcgatgtccttctgATATCCCTCCTGATAttttgcaaataacttatcgggttcattttgaggaagtctaatcgatttgacgaaagttggataagaaggggagataccatcagctagatagtatgccatattatagggacgttgatttaaaaagaaattcacacttggagcctttccctgttccacgtcatcaaacactggtgaccgatctagaacgtttatatcgttcaacgttcccggacatccaaaaaaggcatgtcagatccatagatcatgagttgcaactgcttcaagaataactgttgtggttcccttatcccctctatcaaattgaccttcccatgctttaggacaatttttccactcccagtgcattaagtcaatactcccgatcatgcctgggaacccccgcatttcaCTAACATGTAGTATTTTTTGCAGGTCATCTTCGGTTGGTGCTCTAAGGTActcttgctcatacaatcgtatgattcctttacagaatctacgtaaacactccagtgctgtagtacctcctattttgatgtactcatcgactgcatctgctgccacaccatatgctaacattcgcattgttGAGGTACATTTTGCAAAGGGTGATATACCTTCTTTATTGGCTGCATCaactcgctgggtgaagtagttatcactacttgaaaggtccgcaacgattcgaaggaaaacatgtttctgcatccggtaccgacgacgaaacattgcatcgtcatatgtaggctcattggcaaagtagtcgtcaaTTAGCCTTTGGTTTGCCGCTGCATGATCTCTACTGACATATTTTCTACTACGAGGTGCACTATCTTCCAATATTTTGTTTCGACACTCTCTAAATCGGTTGAGTATATAAGTTTCTTCAAGTTGACTATTTAGAATGTATGTTGCCATATCAAAAGGATATTCAGatggatccatttgttgtgaaatttgaagtagagTGGAAGAtatttgggatattggtacatcaatggatctatgaatccatatatataagtacattgaatggtggacattgacggattcgaaataagttatcaactagagttaataataggataaggactagattcgaattgagtggtacatattcaaacacaataactcatacattaaagccaaacactactgacttgacaccattgacaaattattaaagcaaacactacataCTTGACACCACTttcggatttgaaataagttatcaactagagttaattatcggaaaaggactagattcgaattgagtggtacatattcaaacacagttagttacccatacattaaagccaaacactactgaaacttgacaccactgacaaattattaaagcaaacactatagacttgacaccactatcggatttgaaataagttatcaactagagttaattatcggaaaaggactagattcgaattgagtcgtacatattcaaacacagttacccatacattaaagccaaacactactgaaacttgacaccactgacaaattattaaagcaaacactacagacttgacaccactgacaagtttgaccgaatacagacaaatactcgattgaaattaatttccacATAACTCTTGAGACAACTTcttcaacagctctttcttaCGGTCATCGAGATGCTCTTCAGAACTTAGCTTTAGATACAAATTGATTTTCTTAGTATGAGTCTTGTCTTTCATCAATTGGTTAGTCTCTTGTTGCACCGATGTTATCTTCTCCAATCgttcaagctctttctccttgaattGTTTGAATTCAGCCCAATCTTTGTCCACCTCCTCCAAGGCAGCTTCTCTACTTTtcttttttactcttttttttagctgcctccctacccattggacgaggaattgatcctatagagtttgagccacatgcatcactctcgtgagatctcttagatccactacttgaGCCACAATTTCCTCCTacttgactacaaaaacgtggtaGATCACGGAGAGCGtgccattcttccatcaaagtaaattgaacattcttcccacttgcgaataattcctgcgcttttgccaaaacatcattCTCCAACCAACCGCTTCCTTGCGAACGCttagcgccaatccatttacccagtattttgttcatataattccaacggtttcggcatgcaactccatcacgcggaggatcgaatgagcaatgctctttacaatactcagcaatatctctccaaaatgtttctcctttctggttttTTCCGACAACACTCCTTGTTCCACatttaatccacccactaattagcaccaaattttgtgcagtgttccatgTTGGTGAcaggattttttttctcttaggAGTTGAATCCTCTTGATTTGAAGTGACTTGATTAGCAGCTGTCATGCCACCGAGagtcatttgtgttgaaaattcgggAAATTCAGGTGCATCAACACTCGAAAAATTTTCATTCACCATTGGCATATAACCACTAAACGggggtgtttgagatggatatctcatagatccataagatggatgaaaGGATGACTGGTTCAAATTTGGtgcaaaaccaaaattatgtatgttttgaggacgtgggttggaaaattgatttggatcttgataattgttgggattttgaggacgtgggttgaaaaattgatttggatcttgataattatTGGAATTTTGGTAGTTATATGGGTagttagaagaattctgggtgttgaaatgataattgttgggatccatttcaaaataaaggctaatagaaagataataagatggtgagaaagataataacatggtgaaaaacttggtttttttttctgtgtccaaatcaaatgaaccagtctctatttatagagggaaaaaagttatgaattttggttaaaaaaaatttccaaaaatttattttttcaacgaaataattgagtttaaaacatttaaaaacaaaaaatccggCCAACGAATCACCTTCTGCCACGCGTCCCCCCTATCCATTCCAGCCGTTTCTCTCTCCTCCCGCCTTTCCCTGACGCGCCCTGTCTGCGCGTGGCTCCCACGCGCCTGGCTACCACCAATCCAAAGCCGCCACGTGGCACCGAGCAGCTCTCTCAACTTTGTTGAACACTCTCAACACTTCTCTCCTCCACCTCATCCTCAACAAAACCTCAACAACCACTACAAACCCTCAACAAAATTCAACATCTCTCTCAACATACCATTGCACTTGGTCTAACAATAGAAGCTTTTATCCACTTTAACGTATACATGGGCCTCAGCTGTGTAGTGGGTTGTCCTTACTTTTGGGCTCTTGAGGTGCCTAACACGTTTGGGCTGACAATTGTTTATGCGACTTACAAATGCATGCAATCTTGACCCAAAAAAATACAGATGCATACAATAAGCATTAATTTTGTAAATAGACCTAACATTACAAAAAATATCCCATTCCTTCACATCTATATATtatagaaaagaacaacttctagcatgacgtgtcgctctcacaggccaagttagtgacgtgtcgctcccagattaattctcacctaatattttacatgtaagctctttctccttggcctcacttgccacatgtgccctgatttttccttaccttatttctccttaataaagaaatacatttttaaattttagatttgattaggatttaggttttttatttcttgattttatcttaatttatttttgatttatttttagagtattaattaatttttatggtatttttattgaattttcggatttttaattaattccgcattttatgagtttttattgtgatttgctagattttgatagtttttatctatttttatttagtacatttttaaattttagatttgattaggatttatgttgtttatttctgtattttatcttaatttatattattatttatttttagagtattaattattttctatgttatttttattgaattttcggatttttaattaattccggattttatgagtttttattgtgatttgttagattttgatagtttttatctatatttatttagtacatttttaaattttatatcaatatatattagaaaaaaagaatTTCTATTAGgcagatttagtgacgtgtcattttcacgttaattctcagaaaaaaaattccacgtgtcattttcaggttaatttgcataaaaaaatacatttataaattttagatttgattagaatttaggttgtttatttcttgattttatcttaatttatttttgatttattttttgagtattaattaatttttatggtatttttattgaattttcggatttttaattaattcaagattttatgagtttttattttgatttgctagattttgatagtttttatctatatttatttagtacctttttaaattttagatttgattaggatttaggttgtttatttcaggattttatcttaatttatcttattatttatgtttagagtattagttaatttttatggtatttttattgaatttttggatatttaattaattcaagattttataagtttttattgtgatttttagatttttgtagtttttatctatctttatttagtagctttttaaattttagatttgatttaaaagatttttcctaattatctaagatttacctagattactccttactaaatttatttcatcatgatttaaatagattattaatatctgaaaaaaaaatttcataaaattttaaaagattaaaaaactaaaaattcaataaaaataccttaaaaattaattaataaaaactaccaaatcacaataaaaactcataaaatccttaattaaataaaaatccgaaaattcaataaaaataaaataaaatataattaataatctaaaaataaactttttttacctaaaatttatttccataacaaatcttgaaaccaatttttaaaatttaattttcaatttgagaaactttttcataaaatattaaaatcttaaaagatttgccttaattatctaagatttacctaaattgctccttactaatactgcatcggtcatctcctcccctacatgtctctactgtgaaccggttgacatggaggaaaaaaatgaggaagattactcgagtatgcaacttgcttaATGTGGTGTTAATAATTGAGtaagttgataattgtgtaagtgtttgacataaatgtttATGCTTCGCTTCCTAAAGGTTTTTTTGTTGCTGAATTTGATTGACCTAATTAGTGAGCACTATATTTGGTAGTGTTGATTCAATTCCTAAAAGCCATGtcatttaattttctcttaatttgttcattgttccctattttgtgattgttttgtttaatttcatatatgctTTAGTATTTGTTGGTGGTCTCTGTGATGCTTCCATATCTCTTAAATAAACTAATGTTGTGATGCTTTCTCTTATGCAACCCTTATTCTGAATGTTCTTAATCGGCCAATTGATAGAAGACTTACATGCTTTTATCCTTCCCATTGCAAGTTTATTTAATTGCATCATTATCTTTCAGTTTTGGCTGTCAAAACTTCATCTACAATGTCAGCATCATGAAGGCAGAGAAACTCTTTCAGAAGAAGGGACGTCCAACAAATTTGACCCAGGATCCTAGATAAAGAAATGAGATTTAGGTAAGATACTTATTCATATGATTGCTTTCAATTCCagattttgctatttttcttattaattaata contains:
- the LOC130725553 gene encoding uncharacterized protein LOC130725553, with amino-acid sequence MDPNNYHFNTQNSSNYPYNYQNSNNYQDPNQFFNPRPQNPNNYQDPNQFSNPRPQNIHNFGFAPNLNQSSFHPSYGSMRYPSQTPPFSGYMPMVNENFSSVDAPEFPEFSTQMTLGGMTAANQVTSNQEDSTPKRKKILSPTWNTAQNLVLISGWIKCGTRSVVGKNQKGETFWRDIAEYCKEHCSFDPPRDGVACRNRWNYMNKILGKWIGAKRSQGSGWLENDVLAKDQFLVQWVGRQLKKRVKKKSREAALEEVDKDWAEFKQFKEKELERLEKITSVQQETNQLMKDKTHTKKINLYLKLSSEEHLDDRKKELLKKLSQELLLQARFKIIREPARLWDITDLGIILRSCIILHNIIVEDERDSYAQRWTDFEQSGEGGSSTPQPYSTELRDPNVHHELQADLVKHIWAKFGNVS